The Leifsonia sp. ZF2019 DNA segment GGAGCGATGGTGACTCCCAGCTCGTACGAGTCCGGCTGGTCGGGCAGGGCGTGCACCGCGACGTCGCCGACGAGCGCACCCGTCGAGCGGTCGCGGACCGCCACCTGGAGCCAGAGACCCGACTGCGGGACGATCGCATCGGGCTGGGAGGCGAGCAGTTCGTCGGCGTCGTCGGTCGAATAGGTCGGCGTCCACGACTGCCACCGGGCCACATCCGGCACCCGGCGGTAGTCGACGAAGGCATCGCGATCCTGCTGCGCCAGCGGGCTCAGCGCGAACCGCTCCGTCGTGATCGGGAACATGGGCATGAGGATCACGCTAGCCGAGCGTCCAGGTGGCAGGCCTCCGTGCCCATGCCACAATGCCCCATGCCCACCGTCCTCGCCCGCCTCCGCTCCGCGGTCACCGACGCGGCCTCCCTGCGCTCGTGGACGGTCGACGCGAACGACGGGATCATCGCGACCGCGGGTGTGCTGGAGGGTTTCGCGGGTGCCGGAGCGAGCGATGCGACCCTGCTGACCGCTGCGGTGGTCGCGACCATCGCGGGCGGACTCAGCCTGGGCGGGGCGAAGTGGTCGGAGGAGGCTGCGGAGCGGGAGGCGCAGCTGCGGGTGGCGCGGGAGGAGGCTGCGCAGCTGGAGCTGAGCCCGGAGGAGGAGGTCGTCGAGCTGGCCGGGTACTACGAGCGCAAGGGAGTGAGCGCCGCGGTGGCGCGGCAGGTGGCCGAGGAGCTGACGGCGGCGGACGCTCTGGGCGCGCAGCTCGAGGCGGAGCACGGGATCCGGGAGGTCATGGCGCGCGCGGCGCCGGTCTGGGCCGGGGTGAGCGCGAGCGCCGCGTTCGTGCTGGGGGCGCTCGTCCCGCTGCTGATCACCGTCCTCGTGCCGGGCAAGCTGGAGGCGTGGGCGGTGCTGGTCGCGGTGATCGCATCGCTGGTGCTGACGTCCGTCGTCAGCGCGCGCAGCGGGCGCACCGGTGTGCTGCGGACGATGACGCGGTCTCTCACGGTGGGCGTGGGGACGCTGGGGATCAGCTTCCTCGCGGGGCTGCTGATCTTCTGAGGGTCCGCGCGGGCGCGGCCGGCCGGCGCGCCTTCTCGCCCAGCCGGTCGAGCGGCACGAACGCGTTCAGCGTCACCAGAGCGATGCCGCCGGCCGCGGCGATCGCCCCCGGGATCCAGAACAGGTGCGGCAGGCCCAGCCAGGCCGTCCCGATGCTGCCGACGAATCCTCCGACGGCCGCGTTGATCGCGTACGAGCTGAGGAAGACGCTGGAGGCCATCCCGACCCGCGCGGGCTGGAACCGCTGCGCGACCGTGACGCCGAGCACGCCGAACGTCGCGATCACGCCGGCCATCAGCATCTGTCCGGCGATGAGGGGCAGCAGGTGGGGCTCGATCGCGTCGGCGGACGCGTAGCAGGCGTGCGCGCCGACGGCCATCACCGCACCAGCGAGGAGCACGCGGGCGATGCCCACCCGGTCGGCGATCAGCGCCGCGAGCGGCATGAGCGCGACCTCGACGAGCGGCTGGAAGCCGATGATCGCACCGCGCACGGCCGCACTGACATGCAGGTCGCCGTCCATGTAGAGAGGGAGGTAGGCGAGCTTCACGGTCTCGCCGCACATGATGAGCACGTAGATGCCGGTGAAGAGCAGCAGCGGGACCATCGAGTGGGTCCGTGGCGCGCCGGTCGGGATGGGCGCGGTGCGCGTGAGCGCCGGGGCGGGCGGTAGACCGGCATCGGGCTCCGGCTCGGCCGCCGCCACCAGGGCTGCGCCCGGGACCGGCGCCGCCCGGCCCGCACCGATCAGCGGGACGATCGACAGGAGGAGGCTGACGCCGGTCGCGAGCAGCAGCGGCCGCAGTCCGAGCACGGCGCCGAGCGTCGCGCCGATCACCGGCCCGATGATCCACCCGAACGCCATCGCCATGCGCGTCAGCGCGACGACCTGGTTGTCGACCGGGGTGGGGTGCCGGTCCAGCTCGTCGCGTACGGCCGCCTGGAGCTGCGCCGCACCCGCGCCCGCCACGCTGAGCAGCAGGATGTTGATGGCGAACGGCATCCACGTCTGGGTGGCGAACGCCATCAGCACCCAGCCCGCGAAGCCGGCGAGAGCCGACAGCCGGAACACCAGCAGCCGCGACCCCGCCCGATCGGACAGCGAGCCCACCACGTAGCCGGCGATCGGCGCGGCGAGGTTGGTCAGGTAGTACAGGCCGGCCAGGGCATCCGTGAGGTGCAGCTCCCGCACCAGGAACAGTGTCATCTGCGGCGCGGTGACCGAGATGCCGATGCCCGAGATGACAAGGCTGATGAACGCGCCGCGGAGGAGGCGCGAGCGGAGGATGTAGCGCGCGGCTGCGGCGCGGGTGGGCGGCACCGACAGATGGTATCAGAGTGGTCGCATAGTGGACTACTCGGTCGGCGTCGACGCCGCCGCCGGCTTCCGCATCGCCCGCTACTGCGCCGACCGCTCCGCAGCCGGTCGCCGACGCAGGGTCGCGTCGCCGACCTCCGGCCCGCGGTAGACCATGTCCATCGCGCCGATGCTCTCGCCGGGCGGGACGATCGCGTCGATCCGGTCGAGGATCTCGTCCGAGAGGGCGACATCGACGCCTGCCAGCGTGTCCTCGAGCTGCTCCATCGTGCGGGGGCCGGCGATGGCGGAGGTGACACCCGGGTGGGCGATGACGAAGGCCATCGCGAGGTGGGTCAGTTTCACGCCGGCGTCTTCGGAGAGCGCGACGAGCTCCTCCACCGCCGCGAGACGGCGCTCGTCGCGGAAGTGGCGCATGCCGGTGCGGGCGGAGCGGAAATTGTCGTTCTCCTGGCCCGCGCGGTAGCGGCCGGTGAGGGTGCCGCCGGCGAGCGGGCTGTAGACGAGGGTGCCCATCCCGTACCGCTGCGCGACGGGGAGGATCTCGCGCTCGATCTCGCGGTCGAGGAGGGAGTAGTTCGGCTGCTCGGTGCGGAAGCGCTCGAAGCCGCGCCGCTCCGACATCCACTGCGCCTCGACGATC contains these protein-coding regions:
- a CDS encoding VIT1/CCC1 transporter family protein is translated as MPTVLARLRSAVTDAASLRSWTVDANDGIIATAGVLEGFAGAGASDATLLTAAVVATIAGGLSLGGAKWSEEAAEREAQLRVAREEAAQLELSPEEEVVELAGYYERKGVSAAVARQVAEELTAADALGAQLEAEHGIREVMARAAPVWAGVSASAAFVLGALVPLLITVLVPGKLEAWAVLVAVIASLVLTSVVSARSGRTGVLRTMTRSLTVGVGTLGISFLAGLLIF
- a CDS encoding MFS transporter; translated protein: MPPTRAAAARYILRSRLLRGAFISLVISGIGISVTAPQMTLFLVRELHLTDALAGLYYLTNLAAPIAGYVVGSLSDRAGSRLLVFRLSALAGFAGWVLMAFATQTWMPFAINILLLSVAGAGAAQLQAAVRDELDRHPTPVDNQVVALTRMAMAFGWIIGPVIGATLGAVLGLRPLLLATGVSLLLSIVPLIGAGRAAPVPGAALVAAAEPEPDAGLPPAPALTRTAPIPTGAPRTHSMVPLLLFTGIYVLIMCGETVKLAYLPLYMDGDLHVSAAVRGAIIGFQPLVEVALMPLAALIADRVGIARVLLAGAVMAVGAHACYASADAIEPHLLPLIAGQMLMAGVIATFGVLGVTVAQRFQPARVGMASSVFLSSYAINAAVGGFVGSIGTAWLGLPHLFWIPGAIAAAGGIALVTLNAFVPLDRLGEKARRPAAPARTLRRSAAPRGS
- a CDS encoding GNAT family N-acetyltransferase is translated as MPMFPITTERFALSPLAQQDRDAFVDYRRVPDVARWQSWTPTYSTDDADELLASQPDAIVPQSGLWLQVAVRDRSTGALVGDVAVHALPDQPDSYELGVTIAPAMQGTGAAAEALRGLIAALFGALGAHRVCATTDARNTAAARLFTRLGFRHEGRAVEADWFKDEWTSVDSWALLRAECDRQARGAATPAA
- a CDS encoding aldo/keto reductase, which gives rise to MQYRTLGRTGIQVTPYALGAMMLGSLGNPDRAEGVRIIHRALDAGINFVDTADRYGDSEEVVGEALKGRRDDVVLATKFWGPVDDDVNHRGASRRWIVQAVERSLRRLQTDHIDLYQLHRPDPATDIDETLSALTDLVRQGKVRAIGSSSMRGSEIVEAQWMSERRGFERFRTEQPNYSLLDREIEREILPVAQRYGMGTLVYSPLAGGTLTGRYRAGQENDNFRSARTGMRHFRDERRLAAVEELVALSEDAGVKLTHLAMAFVIAHPGVTSAIAGPRTMEQLEDTLAGVDVALSDEILDRIDAIVPPGESIGAMDMVYRGPEVGDATLRRRPAAERSAQ